A region of Lagenorhynchus albirostris chromosome 20, mLagAlb1.1, whole genome shotgun sequence DNA encodes the following proteins:
- the MINK1 gene encoding misshapen-like kinase 1 isoform X9, whose translation MGDPAPARSLDDIDLSALRDPAGIFELVEVVGNGTYGQVYKGRHVKTGQLAAIKVMDVTEDEEEEIKQEINMLKKYSHHRNIATYYGAFIKKSPPGNDDQLWLVMEFCGAGSVTDLVKNTKGNALKEDCIAYICREILRGLAHLHAHKVIHRDIKGQNVLLTENAEVKLVDFGVSAQLDRTVGRRNTFIGTPYWMAPEVIACDENPDATYDYRSDIWSLGITAIEMAEGAPPLCDMHPMRALFLIPRNPPPRLKSKKWSKKFIDFIDTCLIKTYLSRPPTEQLLKFPFIRDQPTERQVRIQLKDHIDRSRKKRGEKEETEYEYSGSEEEDDSHGEEGEPSSIMNVPGESTLRREFLRLQQENKSNSEALKQQQQLQQQQQRDPEAHIKHLLHQRQRRIEEQKEERRRVEEQQRREREQRKLQEKEQQRRREDMQALRREEERRQAEREQEYKRKQLEEQRQSERLQRQLQQEHAYLKSLQQQQQQILPGDRKPLYHYGRGINPADKPAWAREVEERTRMNKQQNSPLAKTKPGSTGPEPPVPQASPGPPGPLSQTPPMQRPVEPQEGPHKSLVAHRVPLKPYAAPVPRSQSLQDQPTRNLAAFPASHDPDPAVPAPTATPSARGGVVRQNSDPTSEGPGPSPNPPAWVRPDNEAPPKVPQRTSSIATALNTSGAGGSRPAQAVRARPRSNSAWQIYLQRRAERGNPKPPGPPAQPPGPPNACSNPDLRRSDPGWERSDSVLPASHGHLPQAGSLERNRVGASKLDSSPVLSPGSKAKPDDHRSRPGRPADFVLLKERTLDEAPRPPKKAMDYSSSSEEVESSEDDEEESNGEPSEGSRDTPGGRSDGDTDSVSTMVVHDVEEIAGTQTPYGGGTMVVQRTPEEERSLLHADSNGYTNLPDVVQPSHSPTESSKGQSPPLKDGGSDYQSRGLVKAPGKSSFTMFVDLGIYQPGGSGDTIPITALVGGEGSRLDQLQYDVRKGSVVNVNPTNTRAHSETPEIRKYKKRFNSEILCAALWGVNLLVGTENGLMLLDRSGQGKVYGLIGRRRFQQMDVLEGLNLLITISGKRNKLRVYYLSWLRNKILHNDPEVEKKQGWTTVGDMEGCGHYRVVKYERIKFLVIALKNSVEVYAWAPKPYHKFMAFKSFADLPHRPLLVDLTVEEGQRLKVIYGSSAGFHAVDVDSGNSYDIYIPVHIQSQITPHAIIFLPNTDGMEMLLCYEDEGVYVNTYGRIIKDVVLQWGEMPTSVAYICSNQIMGWGEKAIEIRSVETGHLDGVFMHKRAQRLKFLCERNDKVFFASVRSGGSSQVYFMTLNRNCIMNW comes from the exons gaCCCTGCTGGAATCTTTGAGCTGGTGGAGGTGGTCGGCAATGGAACCTACGGGCAGGTGTACAAG GGTCGGCATGTCAAGACCGGGCAGCTGGCTGCCATCAAGGTCATGGATGTCACGGAG GATGAGGAGGAAGAGATCAAGCAGGAGATCAACATGTTGAAAAAATACTCTCACCACCGCAACATCGCCACCTACTACGGGGCCTTCATCAAGAAGAGCCCCCCTGGGAACGACGACCAGCTCTGG CTGGTGATGGAGTTCTGTGGTGCTGGTTCTGTGACAGACCTGGTGAAGAACACGAAAGGGAACGCCCTGAAGGAGGACTGTATCGCCTACATCTGCAGGGAGATTCTCCGG ggtCTGGCCCATCTCCACGCCCACAAGGTGATCCACCGAGACATCAAGGGGCAGAATGTGCTACTGACAGAGAATGCCGAGGTCAAGCTAG TGGATTTCGGGGTGAGCGCGCAGCTGGACCGCACCGTGGGCAGGCGGAACACTTTCATCGGGACCCCCTACTGGATGGCCCCCGAGGTCATCGCTTGCGATGAGAACCCTGATGCCACCTACGATTACAGG AGTGACATTTGGTCTTTAGGAATCACAGCCATCGAGATGGCAGAGGGAGCCCCCC CTCTGTGTGACATGCACCCCATGCGAGCCCTCTTCCTCATCCCCCGGAACCCGCCACCCAGGCTCAAGTCCAAGAAATG GTCTAAGAAGTTCATCGACTTCATTGACACGTGTCTCATCAAGACTTACCTGAGCCGCCCACCGACGGAGCAGCTGCTCAAGTTCCCGTTCATCCGCGACCAGCCCACCGAGCGGCAGGTCCGCATCCAGCTCAAGGACCACATCGACCGATCCCGGAAGAAACGAGGCGAGAAAG AGGAGACAGAATATGAGTACAGTGGCAGCGAAGAGGAAGACGACAGCcatggagaggaaggagagccAAG CTCCATCATGAATGTGCCGGGGGAGTCGACCCTCCGCCGGGAATTCCTCCGGCTCCAGCAGGAGAACAAGAGCAACTCTGAGGCtttaaagcagcagcagcagctgcagcagcagcaacagcgaGACCCAGAGGCGCACATCAAGCACCTGCTGCACCAGCGGCAGCGACGCATAGAGGAGCAGAAGGAAGAGCGGCGGCGGGttgaggag CAACAGCGGCGGGAGCGGGAGCAGCGGAAGCTGCAGGAGAAGGAGCAGCAGCGGCGGCGCGAGGACATGCAGGCCCTGCGGCGGGAGGAGGAGAGGCGGCAGGCCGAGCGGGAGCAG GAATACAAGAGGAAGCAGCTGGAGGAGCAGCGGCAGTCGGAGCGCCTGCAGAGGCAGCTGCAGCAGGAGCACGCCTACCTCAAGTCCctgcagcagcaacagcagcagatcCTGCCCGGGGACAGGAAGCCCCTGTATCATTACGGTCGGGGCATTAACCCTGCTGACAAACCGGCCTGGGCCCGAGAG GTAGAAGAGAGAACGAGGATGAACAAGCAGCAGAACTCTCCCTTGGCCAAGACCAAGCCAGGCAGCACAGGGCCTGAGCCCCCCgtcccccaggcctcccctgggCCCCCAGGACCCCTTTCCCAAACTCCTCCTATGCAGAGGCCGGTGGAGCCCCAGGAGGGACCACACAAG AGCCTGGTGGCACACCGGGTCCCACTGAAGCCATATGCAGCGCCTGTACCCCGATCCCAGTCCCTGCAGGACCAGCCCACCCGAAACCTGGCTGCCTTCCCAGCCTCACATGACCCCGACCCCGCCGTGCCCGCACCCACTGCCACGCCTAGTGCCCGAGGAGGCGTCGTCCGCCAGAACTCAGACCCCACTTCCGAAGGGCCTGGCCCCAGCCCGAACCCCCCAGCCTGGGTCCGGCCTGATAATGAGGCCCCTCCCAAG gTGCCTCAGAGGACCTCATCTATCGCCACTGCCCTTAACACCAGTGGGGCTGGAGGGTCCCGGCCAGCCCAGGCTGTCCGTGCCAG ACCTCGCAGCAACTCCGCCTGGCAAATCTATCTGCAAAGGCGGGCAGAGCGGGGCAACCCCAAGCCTCCAGGGCCCCCTGCTCAGCCCCCTGGCCCGCCCAACGCTTGTAG TAATCCTGACCTCAGGAGGAGCGACCCTGGCTGGGAGCGCTCGGACAGCGTCCTCCCCGCCTCTCACGGGCACCTCCCCCAGGCTGGCTCACTGGAGCGGAACCGGGTGGGAG CCTCCAAACTGGACAGCTCCCCCGTGCTCTCCCCTGGGAGCAAAGCCAAGCCCGATGACCACCGCTCGCGGCCAGGCCGGCCCGCA GATTTTGTGTTGCTGAAAGAGCGGACCCTGGACGAGGCCCCCCGGCCTCCCAAGAAGGCCATGGACTACTCGTCGTCCAGCGAGGAGGTGGAGAGCAGCGAGGACGACGAGGAGGAGAGCAACGGCGAACCGTCGGAGGGGAGCAGAGATACCCCTGGGGGCCG CAGCGATGGAGACACAGACAGTGTCAGCACCATGGTGGTCCATGACGTGGAGGAGATAGCCGGGACCCAGACCCCCTATGGGGGTGGCACCATGGTGGTCCAGCGC ACCCCTGAAGAGGAGCGAAGCCTGCTGCATGCTGATAGCAACGGTTACACGAACCTGCCAGATGTGGTCCAGCCCAGCCACTCGCCCACCGAGAGCAGCAAAGGTCAAAGCCCCCCCTTGAAGGATGGAGGCAGTGAT TACCAGTCTCGTGGGCTGGTAAAGGCCCCTGGCAAGAGCTCGTTCACGATGTTTGTGGACCTGGGGATCTACCAGCCTGGAGGCAGTGGGGACACCATCCCCATCACAG CCCTGGTGGGTGGAGAGGGCAGTCGGCTCGATCAGCTGCAGTATGACGTGAGGAAAGGCTCTGTGGTCAACGTGAACCCCACCAACACCCGGGCCCACAGCGAAACCCCCGAGATTCGGAAGTACAAGAAGCGGTTCAATTCCGAGATCCTCTGTGCGGCCCTTTGGG GGGTCAACCTGCTGGTGGGCACGGAGAACGGGCTGATGTTGCTGGACCGAAGTGGGCAGGGCAAGGTGTATGGACTCATCGGGCGGCGACGCTTCCAGCAAATGGATGTGCTGGAGGGACTCAACTTGCTCATCACCATCTCAG ggaaaaggaacaaactgCGGGTATATTATTTGTCCTGGCTCCGGAACAAGATCCTGCACAATGACCCAGAAGTGGAGAAGAAGCAGGGCTGGACCACTGTGGGGGACATGGAGGGCTGCGGGCACTACCGTGTTG TGAAATATGAACGCATCAAATTCCTGGTCATCGCCCTGAAGAACTCTGTGGAGGTGTATGCTTGGGCCCCCAAACCTTACCACAAATTCATGGCTTTCAAG TCCTTTGCTGACCTCCCACACCGCCCTTTGCTGGTGGACCTGACGGTAGAGGAGGGACAGAGGCTCAAGGTCATCTATGGCTCCAGCGCCGGCTTCCATGCTGTGGATGTCGACTCGGGGAACAGCTATGACATCTACATCCCTGTGCAC ATCCAGAGCCAGATCACGCCCCACGccatcatcttcctccccaacacGGATGGCATGGAGATGCTGCTGTGCTACGAGGATGAGGGCGTCTATGTCAACACGTATGGGCGGATCATTAAGGACGTGGTGCTGCAGTGGGGAGAGATGCCCACCTCTGTGG CCTATATCTGCTCCAACCAGATCATGGGCTGGGGTGAGAAAGCCATTGAGATCCGCTCCGTGGAGACGGGCCACCTAGACGGGGTCTTCATGCACAAACGAGCCCAGAGGCTCAAGTTCCTGTGTGAGCGGAATGACAAG GTGTTTTTTGCCTCAGTCCGCTCCGGGGGCAGCAGCCAAGTTTACTTCATGACCCTGAACCGTAACTGCATCATGAACTGGTGA
- the MINK1 gene encoding misshapen-like kinase 1 isoform X4: MGDPAPARSLDDIDLSALRGRHVKTGQLAAIKVMDVTEDEEEEIKQEINMLKKYSHHRNIATYYGAFIKKSPPGNDDQLWLVMEFCGAGSVTDLVKNTKGNALKEDCIAYICREILRGLAHLHAHKVIHRDIKGQNVLLTENAEVKLVDFGVSAQLDRTVGRRNTFIGTPYWMAPEVIACDENPDATYDYRSDIWSLGITAIEMAEGAPPLCDMHPMRALFLIPRNPPPRLKSKKWSKKFIDFIDTCLIKTYLSRPPTEQLLKFPFIRDQPTERQVRIQLKDHIDRSRKKRGEKEETEYEYSGSEEEDDSHGEEGEPSSIMNVPGESTLRREFLRLQQENKSNSEALKQQQQLQQQQQRDPEAHIKHLLHQRQRRIEEQKEERRRVEEQQRREREQRKLQEKEQQRRREDMQALRREEERRQAEREQEYIRHRLEEEQRQLEILQQQLLQEQALLLEYKRKQLEEQRQSERLQRQLQQEHAYLKSLQQQQQQILPGDRKPLYHYGRGINPADKPAWAREVEERTRMNKQQNSPLAKTKPGSTGPEPPVPQASPGPPGPLSQTPPMQRPVEPQEGPHKSLVAHRVPLKPYAAPVPRSQSLQDQPTRNLAAFPASHDPDPAVPAPTATPSARGGVVRQNSDPTSEGPGPSPNPPAWVRPDNEAPPKVPQRTSSIATALNTSGAGGSRPAQAVRARPRSNSAWQIYLQRRAERGNPKPPGPPAQPPGPPNACSNPDLRRSDPGWERSDSVLPASHGHLPQAGSLERNRVGASKLDSSPVLSPGSKAKPDDHRSRPGRPADFVLLKERTLDEAPRPPKKAMDYSSSSEEVESSEDDEEESNGEPSEGSRDTPGGRSDGDTDSVSTMVVHDVEEIAGTQTPYGGGTMVVQRTPEEERSLLHADSNGYTNLPDVVQPSHSPTESSKGQSPPLKDGGSDYQSRGLVKAPGKSSFTMFVDLGIYQPGGSGDTIPITALVGGEGSRLDQLQYDVRKGSVVNVNPTNTRAHSETPEIRKYKKRFNSEILCAALWGVNLLVGTENGLMLLDRSGQGKVYGLIGRRRFQQMDVLEGLNLLITISGKRNKLRVYYLSWLRNKILHNDPEVEKKQGWTTVGDMEGCGHYRVVKYERIKFLVIALKNSVEVYAWAPKPYHKFMAFKSFADLPHRPLLVDLTVEEGQRLKVIYGSSAGFHAVDVDSGNSYDIYIPVHVSLAGLRTDWGHQSVPQTWGLQPTFSSQIQSQITPHAIIFLPNTDGMEMLLCYEDEGVYVNTYGRIIKDVVLQWGEMPTSVAYICSNQIMGWGEKAIEIRSVETGHLDGVFMHKRAQRLKFLCERNDKVFFASVRSGGSSQVYFMTLNRNCIMNW, from the exons GGTCGGCATGTCAAGACCGGGCAGCTGGCTGCCATCAAGGTCATGGATGTCACGGAG GATGAGGAGGAAGAGATCAAGCAGGAGATCAACATGTTGAAAAAATACTCTCACCACCGCAACATCGCCACCTACTACGGGGCCTTCATCAAGAAGAGCCCCCCTGGGAACGACGACCAGCTCTGG CTGGTGATGGAGTTCTGTGGTGCTGGTTCTGTGACAGACCTGGTGAAGAACACGAAAGGGAACGCCCTGAAGGAGGACTGTATCGCCTACATCTGCAGGGAGATTCTCCGG ggtCTGGCCCATCTCCACGCCCACAAGGTGATCCACCGAGACATCAAGGGGCAGAATGTGCTACTGACAGAGAATGCCGAGGTCAAGCTAG TGGATTTCGGGGTGAGCGCGCAGCTGGACCGCACCGTGGGCAGGCGGAACACTTTCATCGGGACCCCCTACTGGATGGCCCCCGAGGTCATCGCTTGCGATGAGAACCCTGATGCCACCTACGATTACAGG AGTGACATTTGGTCTTTAGGAATCACAGCCATCGAGATGGCAGAGGGAGCCCCCC CTCTGTGTGACATGCACCCCATGCGAGCCCTCTTCCTCATCCCCCGGAACCCGCCACCCAGGCTCAAGTCCAAGAAATG GTCTAAGAAGTTCATCGACTTCATTGACACGTGTCTCATCAAGACTTACCTGAGCCGCCCACCGACGGAGCAGCTGCTCAAGTTCCCGTTCATCCGCGACCAGCCCACCGAGCGGCAGGTCCGCATCCAGCTCAAGGACCACATCGACCGATCCCGGAAGAAACGAGGCGAGAAAG AGGAGACAGAATATGAGTACAGTGGCAGCGAAGAGGAAGACGACAGCcatggagaggaaggagagccAAG CTCCATCATGAATGTGCCGGGGGAGTCGACCCTCCGCCGGGAATTCCTCCGGCTCCAGCAGGAGAACAAGAGCAACTCTGAGGCtttaaagcagcagcagcagctgcagcagcagcaacagcgaGACCCAGAGGCGCACATCAAGCACCTGCTGCACCAGCGGCAGCGACGCATAGAGGAGCAGAAGGAAGAGCGGCGGCGGGttgaggag CAACAGCGGCGGGAGCGGGAGCAGCGGAAGCTGCAGGAGAAGGAGCAGCAGCGGCGGCGCGAGGACATGCAGGCCCTGCGGCGGGAGGAGGAGAGGCGGCAGGCCGAGCGGGAGCAG gAGTATATCCGTCACAGGCTAGAGGAGGAGCAGCGACAGCTCGAGATCCTTCAGCAACAGCTGCTCCAGGAACAGGCCCTACTGCTG GAATACAAGAGGAAGCAGCTGGAGGAGCAGCGGCAGTCGGAGCGCCTGCAGAGGCAGCTGCAGCAGGAGCACGCCTACCTCAAGTCCctgcagcagcaacagcagcagatcCTGCCCGGGGACAGGAAGCCCCTGTATCATTACGGTCGGGGCATTAACCCTGCTGACAAACCGGCCTGGGCCCGAGAG GTAGAAGAGAGAACGAGGATGAACAAGCAGCAGAACTCTCCCTTGGCCAAGACCAAGCCAGGCAGCACAGGGCCTGAGCCCCCCgtcccccaggcctcccctgggCCCCCAGGACCCCTTTCCCAAACTCCTCCTATGCAGAGGCCGGTGGAGCCCCAGGAGGGACCACACAAG AGCCTGGTGGCACACCGGGTCCCACTGAAGCCATATGCAGCGCCTGTACCCCGATCCCAGTCCCTGCAGGACCAGCCCACCCGAAACCTGGCTGCCTTCCCAGCCTCACATGACCCCGACCCCGCCGTGCCCGCACCCACTGCCACGCCTAGTGCCCGAGGAGGCGTCGTCCGCCAGAACTCAGACCCCACTTCCGAAGGGCCTGGCCCCAGCCCGAACCCCCCAGCCTGGGTCCGGCCTGATAATGAGGCCCCTCCCAAG gTGCCTCAGAGGACCTCATCTATCGCCACTGCCCTTAACACCAGTGGGGCTGGAGGGTCCCGGCCAGCCCAGGCTGTCCGTGCCAG ACCTCGCAGCAACTCCGCCTGGCAAATCTATCTGCAAAGGCGGGCAGAGCGGGGCAACCCCAAGCCTCCAGGGCCCCCTGCTCAGCCCCCTGGCCCGCCCAACGCTTGTAG TAATCCTGACCTCAGGAGGAGCGACCCTGGCTGGGAGCGCTCGGACAGCGTCCTCCCCGCCTCTCACGGGCACCTCCCCCAGGCTGGCTCACTGGAGCGGAACCGGGTGGGAG CCTCCAAACTGGACAGCTCCCCCGTGCTCTCCCCTGGGAGCAAAGCCAAGCCCGATGACCACCGCTCGCGGCCAGGCCGGCCCGCA GATTTTGTGTTGCTGAAAGAGCGGACCCTGGACGAGGCCCCCCGGCCTCCCAAGAAGGCCATGGACTACTCGTCGTCCAGCGAGGAGGTGGAGAGCAGCGAGGACGACGAGGAGGAGAGCAACGGCGAACCGTCGGAGGGGAGCAGAGATACCCCTGGGGGCCG CAGCGATGGAGACACAGACAGTGTCAGCACCATGGTGGTCCATGACGTGGAGGAGATAGCCGGGACCCAGACCCCCTATGGGGGTGGCACCATGGTGGTCCAGCGC ACCCCTGAAGAGGAGCGAAGCCTGCTGCATGCTGATAGCAACGGTTACACGAACCTGCCAGATGTGGTCCAGCCCAGCCACTCGCCCACCGAGAGCAGCAAAGGTCAAAGCCCCCCCTTGAAGGATGGAGGCAGTGAT TACCAGTCTCGTGGGCTGGTAAAGGCCCCTGGCAAGAGCTCGTTCACGATGTTTGTGGACCTGGGGATCTACCAGCCTGGAGGCAGTGGGGACACCATCCCCATCACAG CCCTGGTGGGTGGAGAGGGCAGTCGGCTCGATCAGCTGCAGTATGACGTGAGGAAAGGCTCTGTGGTCAACGTGAACCCCACCAACACCCGGGCCCACAGCGAAACCCCCGAGATTCGGAAGTACAAGAAGCGGTTCAATTCCGAGATCCTCTGTGCGGCCCTTTGGG GGGTCAACCTGCTGGTGGGCACGGAGAACGGGCTGATGTTGCTGGACCGAAGTGGGCAGGGCAAGGTGTATGGACTCATCGGGCGGCGACGCTTCCAGCAAATGGATGTGCTGGAGGGACTCAACTTGCTCATCACCATCTCAG ggaaaaggaacaaactgCGGGTATATTATTTGTCCTGGCTCCGGAACAAGATCCTGCACAATGACCCAGAAGTGGAGAAGAAGCAGGGCTGGACCACTGTGGGGGACATGGAGGGCTGCGGGCACTACCGTGTTG TGAAATATGAACGCATCAAATTCCTGGTCATCGCCCTGAAGAACTCTGTGGAGGTGTATGCTTGGGCCCCCAAACCTTACCACAAATTCATGGCTTTCAAG TCCTTTGCTGACCTCCCACACCGCCCTTTGCTGGTGGACCTGACGGTAGAGGAGGGACAGAGGCTCAAGGTCATCTATGGCTCCAGCGCCGGCTTCCATGCTGTGGATGTCGACTCGGGGAACAGCTATGACATCTACATCCCTGTGCACGTAAGCTTGGCAGGGCTGCGGACAGACTGGGGCCACCAGTCTGTGCCCCAGACTTGGGGCCTCCAGCCCACCTTCTCCTCCCAGATCCAGAGCCAGATCACGCCCCACGccatcatcttcctccccaacacGGATGGCATGGAGATGCTGCTGTGCTACGAGGATGAGGGCGTCTATGTCAACACGTATGGGCGGATCATTAAGGACGTGGTGCTGCAGTGGGGAGAGATGCCCACCTCTGTGG CCTATATCTGCTCCAACCAGATCATGGGCTGGGGTGAGAAAGCCATTGAGATCCGCTCCGTGGAGACGGGCCACCTAGACGGGGTCTTCATGCACAAACGAGCCCAGAGGCTCAAGTTCCTGTGTGAGCGGAATGACAAG GTGTTTTTTGCCTCAGTCCGCTCCGGGGGCAGCAGCCAAGTTTACTTCATGACCCTGAACCGTAACTGCATCATGAACTGGTGA